A genomic stretch from Erwinia sp. E_sp_B01_1 includes:
- the symE gene encoding endoribonuclease SymE, with translation MAEQDCNADTAVKEVTAPAFRRLKVSYAHTFPDYQQIPAINIKGKWLAAAGFETGTLVDVRVMAGCLLLTARPVEPEEPELMQALKRVCKFSASKQRQVQDFIGIVGARRVRGQASS, from the coding sequence ATGGCTGAGCAGGATTGTAATGCAGACACAGCAGTAAAAGAAGTGACGGCCCCGGCATTCCGCAGACTGAAAGTAAGTTATGCGCACACCTTTCCAGATTATCAGCAGATCCCGGCGATAAACATTAAAGGAAAATGGCTGGCCGCCGCTGGATTTGAGACCGGCACGCTTGTCGATGTACGGGTAATGGCAGGCTGCCTGCTGCTTACCGCCCGTCCGGTTGAACCAGAAGAACCGGAACTGATGCAGGCACTCAAGCGCGTGTGTAAGTTCTCTGCCAGCAAACAACGCCAGGTTCAGGATTTTATCGGGATTGTTGGGGCCCGGCGGGTACGGGGCCAGGCGAGTTCCTGA
- a CDS encoding type II toxin-antitoxin system prevent-host-death family antitoxin yields the protein MSILARAVKVWFLQETSGGILLYGAIIVRMVRFAQIVHTGATMLSFTANQAKTRFGELMTKAQNETVTVTKNGRTAFVCLPESEFKEYEQLKLDSLRAKLARSIEQAKNGQLHDGDAVFDEVMKDL from the coding sequence ATGAGCATTCTTGCCCGAGCGGTAAAAGTCTGGTTTCTGCAAGAAACCAGTGGCGGGATCCTGCTATACGGGGCTATTATCGTGCGAATGGTGCGATTCGCACAAATTGTACATACAGGAGCAACTATGCTTAGTTTCACTGCTAACCAGGCAAAAACACGATTCGGCGAGCTGATGACTAAAGCGCAGAACGAAACCGTAACGGTTACCAAAAACGGGCGCACTGCCTTTGTGTGCCTTCCTGAGAGTGAATTTAAAGAATATGAGCAGTTAAAGCTGGATAGCTTGCGCGCTAAACTTGCCCGCTCAATTGAGCAGGCTAAAAATGGCCAGCTTCACGATGGTGACGCAGTATTTGATGAAGTGATGAAAGATCTGTAA
- a CDS encoding type II toxin-antitoxin system RelE/ParE family toxin — protein sequence MGKFTLTDDAKEDLKDVKTASNDKFGPALTKVYLEGMRAAMSMLAEHMVGTDASEETWPGVFFWPYESHYIFFLRIEAGIQVVGILHQSRLSKALQKRKP from the coding sequence ATGGGAAAATTCACGTTAACGGATGACGCCAAAGAAGATTTAAAAGACGTTAAAACCGCTTCGAATGACAAGTTTGGGCCCGCACTGACCAAAGTCTACTTAGAGGGTATGCGGGCCGCTATGTCTATGCTGGCCGAACACATGGTAGGTACGGACGCCAGTGAAGAGACATGGCCCGGTGTATTTTTCTGGCCGTACGAAAGCCACTATATCTTCTTTCTTCGCATCGAGGCTGGCATTCAAGTTGTCGGCATTCTTCACCAGTCACGCTTGTCTAAAGCCTTGCAGAAACGCAAGCCGTAG
- a CDS encoding HNH endonuclease gives MRFWQADPKLEHYWRGVILFGKNVASYKFALAHALYDLKQPDNDLITMEMLAAPFARHLCAHLKQAPKQITSRRSQFLEACVQFNNSEITEEQLIEITIKRGFANVIDAFHNVNQAEIDKRFFLDERKTSKGIRLTDNFYSLTENDQFPNLIRETDARWRLVEEAWAMSVSRNLIAVEYDDDSQMLFSRRNDRRIAITSCRDSLNGYQKGYCFYCFSPVSLVSGEESLADVDHFLPWMLNDSISNLNGVWNLVLACQSCNRGAKGKFARIPSTKLLQRLYDRNEYFINSHLPLRETLIRQTGNTATLRHNFLQRSWDTAKFTLLHEWEPTAQGDGIF, from the coding sequence ATGCGTTTCTGGCAGGCCGATCCTAAGCTTGAGCATTACTGGCGTGGTGTGATCCTTTTTGGCAAGAATGTCGCTTCTTATAAATTTGCGCTGGCCCATGCGCTGTATGACCTTAAGCAGCCAGATAATGACCTGATTACGATGGAGATGCTTGCTGCCCCTTTTGCCCGCCATCTGTGCGCGCACCTCAAGCAAGCGCCTAAGCAGATCACCAGCAGACGTAGCCAGTTTCTGGAAGCCTGTGTGCAGTTCAATAATAGCGAGATTACCGAAGAACAACTGATTGAGATCACCATCAAACGAGGCTTTGCTAACGTCATTGATGCCTTTCATAACGTTAATCAGGCTGAAATTGACAAGCGCTTTTTCCTCGACGAACGTAAGACGTCAAAGGGTATCCGCCTGACAGATAATTTTTACTCCCTCACTGAGAACGATCAGTTTCCAAACCTTATCCGGGAAACTGATGCACGCTGGCGACTGGTTGAAGAAGCCTGGGCGATGAGTGTGTCACGTAATCTGATAGCGGTGGAATATGACGATGACAGCCAGATGCTGTTCAGCCGTCGAAACGACAGGCGCATCGCCATCACCAGCTGCCGCGACAGTCTGAACGGTTACCAGAAAGGCTACTGCTTTTACTGCTTCAGCCCTGTCAGCTTAGTGAGCGGGGAAGAAAGCCTGGCGGACGTCGACCACTTCCTGCCGTGGATGCTTAATGACAGTATCAGCAACCTGAACGGCGTCTGGAATCTGGTACTCGCCTGCCAGAGCTGTAACCGTGGCGCTAAGGGAAAATTCGCCCGCATCCCCTCGACAAAATTGCTTCAGCGCCTGTATGACCGGAACGAATATTTTATCAACAGCCACCTCCCTCTGCGTGAAACCCTGATCCGACAGACTGGTAATACGGCCACTCTGCGGCATAATTTCCTGCAACGCAGTTGGGACACAGCGAAATTTACGCTGTTGCATGAATGGGAACCCACCGCACAGGGAGACGGTATTTTCTGA
- a CDS encoding class I SAM-dependent methyltransferase: protein MNDDYYQHNAQRFYDDTVDVDMSAVYKPFLRHLKPGARILDAGCGSGRDTKAFSEMGFKVEAFDASAELVERAKQLTGKHVKVMRFQDLTAVEQYDGIWCCASLLHVPEKELPEVMKLLAIALKPGSVWYLSFKYGRGEREKDGRCFTDMDEEGIREITSESEALTLTEMWTTKDRRTERDDVWINAVLKKVF, encoded by the coding sequence ATGAATGACGACTATTACCAGCACAATGCGCAGCGCTTCTACGATGATACGGTGGACGTGGATATGTCCGCCGTCTATAAGCCTTTCCTGAGACACCTTAAACCCGGTGCACGCATTCTGGATGCCGGCTGCGGCTCTGGCCGCGATACCAAAGCTTTCAGTGAGATGGGCTTTAAAGTGGAAGCTTTTGATGCTTCTGCAGAACTGGTTGAGCGCGCTAAGCAGCTTACCGGCAAACACGTGAAAGTCATGCGCTTTCAGGATCTCACGGCGGTTGAGCAGTACGACGGTATCTGGTGCTGTGCATCGCTATTGCATGTTCCAGAGAAAGAATTGCCGGAAGTAATGAAATTATTGGCGATAGCGCTGAAGCCTGGCAGCGTCTGGTATTTATCATTTAAATATGGACGTGGGGAACGAGAGAAAGATGGGCGATGCTTTACAGATATGGATGAAGAAGGGATTCGGGAAATCACAAGCGAGTCAGAAGCGCTAACGTTAACAGAGATGTGGACTACCAAGGATCGTCGGACTGAACGTGATGATGTCTGGATTAATGCTGTGCTGAAGAAGGTTTTTTAG
- a CDS encoding HAD family phosphatase, with protein MRLHRIPQTDAVLFDLDGVIIDSNPAIINAWTSVSEEYGYTLTRVDVERFIIGASYEYTMRSLFPGMAPDVKSVFHSKVDELEQDAWCDLIPGVASFIEDLKSCNIKTGLVTSSWPEKINRVLQQHNLDGFDTIVFRNDVLRGKPDPLPYLVAMEELHLKPQNCLIFEDSDNGIRSALSSGAHCIAIDNDFNNLVSVKDFTELEISTEDLIFTFSSGEKGIRLYKKS; from the coding sequence ATGCGCTTGCACAGAATCCCACAGACAGACGCTGTGTTATTTGATCTTGATGGAGTCATTATCGACTCTAACCCTGCGATTATTAATGCATGGACCAGTGTTTCAGAAGAGTATGGCTATACGTTAACCCGGGTGGATGTAGAAAGATTTATTATTGGTGCATCGTATGAATACACTATGAGGAGTCTATTCCCTGGAATGGCCCCGGATGTGAAAAGTGTTTTTCACAGTAAGGTAGATGAGTTGGAGCAGGATGCCTGGTGTGATCTCATACCCGGTGTGGCTAGTTTTATTGAGGATTTGAAAAGCTGCAATATCAAAACAGGCCTGGTAACCAGTAGTTGGCCGGAAAAAATCAACAGGGTTTTACAGCAACACAACCTCGATGGTTTTGACACTATCGTTTTCAGAAATGATGTTCTGAGAGGTAAGCCTGATCCCTTGCCCTATCTGGTTGCAATGGAAGAACTGCATCTGAAGCCGCAAAACTGTCTGATCTTTGAGGACTCAGATAATGGTATACGGTCGGCTTTATCATCCGGAGCCCATTGTATTGCCATTGATAACGACTTTAACAACCTGGTTTCCGTCAAGGATTTTACTGAGCTGGAAATTAGCACTGAAGATCTTATCTTCACATTCAGCAGCGGAGAAAAAGGGATCAGGCTCTACAAAAAATCCTGA
- a CDS encoding LysR family transcriptional regulator codes for MDTRLLRAFVMLAEVKNYHEAAQKLFITQPALSKRIKSLEDELELTLFVRGRHGAALTPVGEQLLFKVNRLVDHTDELMHLARNLAKGKTGELAIGFGISSIKLAPDLVADFQRIHPDINVSLEDLPSSQQIIGLLEGKLQLGFMRIPVEPPLKGLTLKSESLAIAVRRDDLELLKQAVSEDYKSLSGYPLLRLINARGPNLNHHTERFLAFNEVKMTIRQEARDIQTLLALVAAGVGIALVPESAARVSPEGTGIIPLQGPYTQWDVAMVWNTLKEDKLRDVFIAMVKKN; via the coding sequence ATGGATACCCGATTGCTACGAGCTTTTGTCATGCTGGCAGAAGTGAAGAATTACCACGAAGCTGCACAAAAGCTGTTCATTACCCAGCCTGCATTAAGTAAGCGAATAAAGTCACTGGAAGATGAACTGGAACTGACACTTTTTGTGCGGGGAAGACACGGCGCAGCGCTGACTCCGGTTGGTGAACAACTTCTTTTCAAAGTCAATCGGTTGGTAGATCACACTGATGAACTGATGCATCTGGCCCGCAATCTTGCTAAGGGAAAAACAGGTGAACTGGCTATCGGTTTTGGTATTTCGAGTATCAAGCTGGCACCAGACCTTGTTGCTGATTTTCAAAGGATCCACCCTGATATCAACGTCAGCCTGGAAGATCTCCCCTCCTCTCAACAGATCATTGGACTCCTTGAAGGGAAATTACAGTTAGGCTTTATGCGCATACCCGTAGAGCCCCCGCTCAAGGGGTTAACGCTGAAGAGTGAATCCCTGGCTATTGCCGTAAGGCGTGATGACCTTGAACTATTGAAGCAGGCTGTTTCTGAGGACTATAAATCTTTGTCTGGTTACCCGTTACTGAGACTCATTAATGCGCGTGGGCCAAACCTGAATCATCATACAGAGCGGTTCCTGGCATTTAATGAAGTAAAAATGACTATCAGGCAGGAGGCCAGAGATATCCAGACGTTACTGGCATTAGTAGCGGCAGGTGTGGGCATAGCTTTAGTACCCGAAAGTGCAGCAAGGGTCTCCCCGGAAGGTACAGGGATAATTCCTCTCCAGGGCCCCTATACACAATGGGATGTTGCGATGGTGTGGAATACGTTGAAGGAAGATAAATTACGCGATGTATTTATTGCCATGGTTAAAAAGAATTAA